A region of the Burkholderia pyrrocinia genome:
CCGCCGAGATCTTCCGTGCCGCGGAAGCCGAAAAGGTTGGGCGCGAATATGCCGTCGTCGAATTTGACGTTCTTTCCGCCGCCCTCGTTGCTGACATACGTGATGCCGGAGTCAATCAAACCGAACATCGTCACGCTGCTCTGTGCCCATGCGCCCTGCGCTACGGCAAGAATCGCCACTGCTCCAAACCTGAGTTTCATTCAGTCTCCGTCTTTTTATGGAAGTGCGAGCCTGCCACCCCCTACGTGGCGGGTGCTCACCCAATGCTTCGTATGACAACGCCTTCATTCCGGCAGATACAAAGATTCCGAAAATATGCTTAGTTTTACTTATTTATAAATATGGAAATCGCCGTATGGAATGGTCCCACCCTTACTGATCAGAACGCTCGAATCAGGCGCCTCGACTGACCACCCAAGCAGTGGCATCCACCTCCACATCCACGGCTTCCAGCGCAGATCCCGAGCATGGTCCGTCGATACACACACCATCATCGAACCGGAACAGCGCGCTGTGATGTGCACACATCAATACCTGCGACCGGTAGCAGGAAACATTGCCCGGTACAAAATCGAGCGGCACCGAAAAATGCGGGCAACGATTCACGTAGGCCCATACCTGCTCGCCTCGCCGCACCACGATGACGGGGCGTCCGATGCATGCTTCGTCGACGACCCGCGCGCCGCCGTCAGGCACATCGGAAAAGCGGCAGAGTTGCGTTGCGCCCATGATTCACACTCTCTGCTCGGGGTTTCCCAGGCTCCAGTCCCACGGCCGCACTTCCACGCGCGAGAACAACCCCTCCTTCACATACGGATCGTTTCCGACGAATTGCATCACCGCATGGATGTCGTCCGCCTCCACGACGAGCAGCGTTCCGTTCATCGCGTCGCCCTGAGGGTCCAGCGTCGGGCCGCCGAGCCGCACATACACGCCGTGCTGCGCAGCCGAGCGCAGGTAGCTTCGATGACTCGGCCGCACGCGGTCGCGCACCTCGCGCATGCCGGGCTGGTCCGTCGCAAACACCGCGAAAAATCGAGCCATTTGGTCAGCTCCTGTCGAGGACGAAGTCGTACGTCGCTTCGCGGTACGGGCCGTTAAGGCCGATCTGACGGGCGAGCGCGTCATGCGCGGCGCGCTGGCGATACGCAACCATCAGCGACGGCTTCACGCCGAAAACGGCGTCCGACTTCAGATACGGATCGTCCTCGTCGAACAGATGCGTGACGAGCGTACGGAACCCCGGCGCGTCGATCATGAAGTGCAGATGCGCGGGCCGCCACGGATGGCGGCCGGTGGCGTCGAGCATCTTCCCGACCGGGCCGTCGGTCGGAATGGGATAGCTGACCGGCAGAATCGTCGTGATCGCGTAACGGCCTTCGGCATCGGTCCGGTAGCGGCCGCGCAGGTTGCCGTGCGGTTGCGCCGTGTCCTGCCCGGAATACATGCCGTTCTCCGCCGTCTGCCACACGTCGAGCACCGCGTCCGTCACCGGAGCGCCGTCGGTGGTCAGCACGCGACCGTGCACGACGACCGGTGCGCCCGGCGTGAGTGCCATGTTCTCGCCATACGCACGCTCCGGCATCCCCTTGATATAGAACGGGCCGAACACCGTCGTTTCCGTTGTGCCGGTGGCGAAGCGATGGTTGATCGCATCGACGAGCATCGAGACGCCGAGCGTGTCCGACAACAGGATGAACTCCTGGCGCACCACGTCGTCGCACATCTTCCCCGTCTCGGTCAGGAAGCGAATCGCCGCCATCCACTCGGCCTCCGTCAGTTCCGTCTCGCGTACGAACGCATGAAGATGCCGCACGAGGCTCTGCATCAGCGTGCGCAGGCGCGGGTTCGGCGTGCCGTCGAAGCTCGCGACGACCTGCTCGGTCAGCCTCGTGTCGCCGTCATGGTGGTCGTTCATCACGTTTGTCTCCGCTTGCGCGTCCGGCCATTCAATGCGGTGCGCGCCCTTCCCACGCGTCCTGGAGCAACGCGCGAATCGCCGCGCGCTCGATCGGCCGCGGGTTCGCATACGGGTTCCGGCACGCGAGGTCGGCCGCTTCGTCGAGGCCTTCCTGCGGCATCCCGATGTCGGCGAGCACCGGCGCGATGCCGAGCTGCTCGTTCAACCTGAACAGCAGCGGGCCGGCTTCCGCTGCATCGTTCCCGCCCAGCGCCCGCGCGACGCGGCGCAGCGCGTCGGGTGCAGCGGCGTGGTTGTAGTGCGCGGTATGCGGCAACATCGCCGCGTGCGTCTGCGCGTGCGGCAGGTTGAAGGTGCCGCCGAGCGTGTGACAGAGCTTGTGGTGCAACGCCATGCCGACCGCGCCAAGGCAGGTTCCCGCGAGCCAGGCACCATACAACGCGCGGCTGCGCATCGTTCGGTCTTCCGGATCGCGCACCACGACCGGCAATGCTTCGCCGAGCGCGCGAATCGATTCTTCGGCCATCAGGCTGATCACCGGGTTCGCGTCTTCCGCATAGAGCGCCTCGACCGCGTGCGCCATCGCATTGACGCCGGACGCCGCCGAAATGCCCGGCGGCAGCGACAACGTCAACGACGGGTCGTAGAGCACGGTACGCGGCAGCACGCGTGCGTCGCGCCCGGTGCGCTTCAGCCGGCCTTCGGTGAGACCGAAGATCGGCGTCATCTCCGAACCGGCGTAAGTCGTCGGCACGGCCAGGATCGGCAGCGACGATTCGAGCGCAATGGCCTTGCCCAACCCGATCGTCGAACCGCCGCCGATCGCGATGCAACAGTCCGCGCCCAGCTCGGCGGCCATCTCGCGCGCGGCGCGCGCGACTTCGACCGGAACGTGCATGACCGCCTGCGCGCACACGCCGGCCGCGCGCTCGCCGAGCACCTCCTTCACTCGGTCGGCAAGCGGCCGCTGCTCGGGCGTGGACAGGATGAGCGCGCGGTGCGCGCCGAGCGTCGACAGCTCGTCCGGCAGCCTGGCGAGCGCACCCCATTCGAACACCACGCGGGAAGGCGTGCCTTGATAGACGAAGCGTTCCATGAAAGCCTCAGCGCTTGAAGTGCGGCGGCACGTTGCCGTCGACATTGACCCATACCGAGCGCGCTTCCGTGTAGTCGTGCATCGCCTCGAAGCCCATCTCGCGGCCGTAGCCCGACTTGCCCACGCCGCCGAACGGGCTGCCCGGATTGACGCGCTTGTAGCAGTTGATCCAGCACATGCCCGCATTGATCTGCGACGCCATCTTGTGCGCACGCGAGAGGTCCTTGGTCCAGAGGCCGCTGCCCAGCCCGTATTCCGTCGCGTTGGCGATGGCAAGCGCTTCCTCGTCGCTGCCGAAGCGCAGCACGGTGACGAACGGACCGAACACTTCCTCCTGCGCGACGCGGTCGGTCGCGCTTTTGGCTTCGATGACCGTCGGGCGCACATAGTAGCCATTGGCGAGCGCCGGATCTTGCGGCGCGCTGCCGCCGGCGAGCACGCGGCCGCCCTGCTCGCGCGCGACGTCGACGAACGACAGCACGCGCTCGAGGTGCTGCTTCGACGTCAGCGGGCCCATCTCGGTATCGGCGTCGAGCGGGTTGCCGATCCGGATCGACGATGCGAGTGCGACGAAGCGCTCGAGGAACGCGTCCGCGATGCGTTCGTGCAGCACGAGACGCGAACCCGCGATACACGCCTGCCCCTGGTTGTGAAAGATCGCCCAAGCGGCGCCGTTGATGGCGGCATCGAGGTCGGCATCGTCGAAGACGATGTTGGCGCCCTTGCCGCCCAGCTCCAGTTGAACGCGCTTCAGGTTGCCCTGCGACGCTTCGACGATCCGGCGGCCGGTCGCCGTCGAACCGGTGAACGCGATCTTCCCGACGCCCGGGTGTTCGGCGAGCCGCTGGCCGGCCGTATGCCCGTAGCCGGGGACGATATTGACGACGCCCGCGGGGAACCCGACCTCGGCCATCAGTTCGACGATGCGCAACGTCGACAACGGCGTGATTTCCGACGGCTTGAGCACCACCGTGTTGCCGGCGGCCAGCGCCGGACCCATCTTCCAGCTCGTGAACATCAACGGAAAATTCCACGGCACGATCTGGCCGACGACGCCGATCGGCGCGCGCTGCACATAGTTCAGAAAGCCGGTTTCGACGGGAATTACCGAACCCTGGAGCTTGTCGGCCATGCCGCCGAAGTAGCGGAAGCAGGCGGCCGTGCGCGGCACGTCGAGCGAGCGCGAATCGCGAATCGGGTGGCCGGTGTCCAGCGATTCGAGCTGCGCCAGCTCCTCCGCATTGGCCTCGATCGCATCGGCCAGGCGCAGCAGCAGCCGGCCGCGCTCGGCTGCCGGCATGGCCGACCATTTCGGGAACGCGCGGGTCGCGGCTTCGACGGCCAGATCCACGTCCGCCGCGGTGGCCGCAGCGATCTTCGCGATGACGGAGCCGTCGTGAGGATTCAGCACGTCGATCGTGCCGCGGTCGACGGCGTCAACGAAGCGCCCGTCGATGAAGAGTTGGGTTTGCATGAATCGTCCTCGATATAGTGCTGAATCTGAATCTGAAGCTGAAGCGCTGCCTAGAACGCGATCGGATACGGAGCCAGCTCGCCGCTCTCGTAGCGTTGCGGCAGGTCCGGCGTCGCGTTTTCCCAGACCAGCAGCATCGAACGCTTCGTGGAATAGCCCTGATGCCGGATGTCGGCGGGCATCGCGCAAATGTCGCCGGCGCGCATCGTGACGCGTGCCCGCGGCGCGCCGGTGTTCTTGTCGCCGATGTCCCACACGATTTCGTCGGACAGTTGCAGGAACCATTCGACGCGATCGTTGCCGTGGAAGACCGGCAGGATGAATTCCTCGGTGGTCGGGCAGAACAGGCTGCGCCCGCACACCGACGTGACCGACGGATTCCATGTCACGTCCGAGCGCGACAGATACTTGAACAGGTTGAACGCGTGAAGCTCGCCTTCGAAGCCCGGCTCGACATGCACCTCCGGCTCGTCCTGGGCGACATCGAGGAACGCGCGGTTGACCGGCGGGTCGTCGCGCAGCGGCGAGTCGCCTTCGAGGCCCGGCATGCGGCGCGTCGCGATCCGCGTGCGCTCGATGGCCGACCCGTTTTCGCCGTGCTTGCGCCCGAATGCCGTGCCCGTTTCCTCGGGCGCCGCGAACGGGTCGAAGCCTTCGTTCGTCCAGTCGTGCAGCATTGCCTTGAAGGTCGCCATGATCGTCGGCGTTTCGAAGGTCTCGGTGTAGTCG
Encoded here:
- a CDS encoding YciI family protein, whose product is MARFFAVFATDQPGMREVRDRVRPSHRSYLRSAAQHGVYVRLGGPTLDPQGDAMNGTLLVVEADDIHAVMQFVGNDPYVKEGLFSRVEVRPWDWSLGNPEQRV
- a CDS encoding intradiol ring-cleavage dioxygenase; this translates as MMNDHHDGDTRLTEQVVASFDGTPNPRLRTLMQSLVRHLHAFVRETELTEAEWMAAIRFLTETGKMCDDVVRQEFILLSDTLGVSMLVDAINHRFATGTTETTVFGPFYIKGMPERAYGENMALTPGAPVVVHGRVLTTDGAPVTDAVLDVWQTAENGMYSGQDTAQPHGNLRGRYRTDAEGRYAITTILPVSYPIPTDGPVGKMLDATGRHPWRPAHLHFMIDAPGFRTLVTHLFDEDDPYLKSDAVFGVKPSLMVAYRQRAAHDALARQIGLNGPYREATYDFVLDRS
- a CDS encoding maleylacetate reductase; translation: MERFVYQGTPSRVVFEWGALARLPDELSTLGAHRALILSTPEQRPLADRVKEVLGERAAGVCAQAVMHVPVEVARAAREMAAELGADCCIAIGGGSTIGLGKAIALESSLPILAVPTTYAGSEMTPIFGLTEGRLKRTGRDARVLPRTVLYDPSLTLSLPPGISAASGVNAMAHAVEALYAEDANPVISLMAEESIRALGEALPVVVRDPEDRTMRSRALYGAWLAGTCLGAVGMALHHKLCHTLGGTFNLPHAQTHAAMLPHTAHYNHAAAPDALRRVARALGGNDAAEAGPLLFRLNEQLGIAPVLADIGMPQEGLDEAADLACRNPYANPRPIERAAIRALLQDAWEGRAPH
- a CDS encoding hydroxyquinol 1,2-dioxygenase, whose translation is MATLETLDPSAGFAADLVRSTEADAVTGYRRFQLGEFAFQRDEYFVKISWPAKGQTRTHAMPADAFLRAMMRDVAWGFFYGWVNFDHVFGTRNHYGKVDMYAGTFNGILKDAGVDYTETFETPTIMATFKAMLHDWTNEGFDPFAAPEETGTAFGRKHGENGSAIERTRIATRRMPGLEGDSPLRDDPPVNRAFLDVAQDEPEVHVEPGFEGELHAFNLFKYLSRSDVTWNPSVTSVCGRSLFCPTTEEFILPVFHGNDRVEWFLQLSDEIVWDIGDKNTGAPRARVTMRAGDICAMPADIRHQGYSTKRSMLLVWENATPDLPQRYESGELAPYPIAF
- a CDS encoding Rieske (2Fe-2S) protein, translating into MGATQLCRFSDVPDGGARVVDEACIGRPVIVVRRGEQVWAYVNRCPHFSVPLDFVPGNVSCYRSQVLMCAHHSALFRFDDGVCIDGPCSGSALEAVDVEVDATAWVVSRGA
- a CDS encoding aldehyde dehydrogenase family protein; this translates as MQTQLFIDGRFVDAVDRGTIDVLNPHDGSVIAKIAAATAADVDLAVEAATRAFPKWSAMPAAERGRLLLRLADAIEANAEELAQLESLDTGHPIRDSRSLDVPRTAACFRYFGGMADKLQGSVIPVETGFLNYVQRAPIGVVGQIVPWNFPLMFTSWKMGPALAAGNTVVLKPSEITPLSTLRIVELMAEVGFPAGVVNIVPGYGHTAGQRLAEHPGVGKIAFTGSTATGRRIVEASQGNLKRVQLELGGKGANIVFDDADLDAAINGAAWAIFHNQGQACIAGSRLVLHERIADAFLERFVALASSIRIGNPLDADTEMGPLTSKQHLERVLSFVDVAREQGGRVLAGGSAPQDPALANGYYVRPTVIEAKSATDRVAQEEVFGPFVTVLRFGSDEEALAIANATEYGLGSGLWTKDLSRAHKMASQINAGMCWINCYKRVNPGSPFGGVGKSGYGREMGFEAMHDYTEARSVWVNVDGNVPPHFKR